The Juglans regia cultivar Chandler chromosome 16, Walnut 2.0, whole genome shotgun sequence nucleotide sequence CTTTCACTTCATACGTGAGATATTAGATGAAGGGGACATTCTACTTCAGAAGATTGGCACTGAAGACAATCCAGCAGATATGTTGACGAAAGTCGTCACAGGGATCAAATTCCAACACTGTTTGGAATTAATCAATATCACACACTGCTGAGCACCTTCAGGTGCATTGGTGCCTTAGGGCGCATTTGATAGCGGAAATCTCTCATGGCAGATATAATGAGTATTTTAACGAGGGGGTGAAATCATTTGAAGGAAGCATCAGTTTGCAGCAGCTTTAAATATGACACACATGGGTGGAGGGGGTGATTGTTAAATATCAACCCAATGTGTGaatatgaatgtgaaattgTCTTGTAAAGCTGCACCATAAATTAAGCTTGTCCTCAAGCATTTATGGTGTCTCCAAAATATCAGAAATATCTCCCAACAAGTGTCTCAAATTGTCAATAGTGGTGGCTGTAGATTAGTTTGTCCCCTGAGCTttctcctataaaaggagatcagTTGTAAACGAAATGTGTGTGGAAATCCAAAGAATGCAGTGTAGAGATagttttgttagagtttgtatattttgaagaaatttcgaaATATATTGTTTCCGTTACAGTGGATGTAggcaagttgccgaaccacttacatattgtctctatcttgTGTTTGAGTGTGTTTCTGGATGGTTTTGGTACAACAATGTGCTTAGAGCTTTTGTTGTCCAACTGCTCGAATGCCCGACAGTTCACCACGAAAGAGTGCATGAAGTAGTCGACAGTTATTTTGGGCATCTCAATCACTCCGTTGTCCTCGTTGAATTTCACAGCCAAGAAGTTGTCGGCCGCCTCACGCAGTTTGATCTTAATCCCCGCTTTGAGGAGCTTCGTGATGCAGTATATCACCGGTACTGGTTTTTTCTCCTCTGGTGGCTGATCTAGATCGGGGGTGATAAAACTTCCCCGAACTAAGTCCAGCAAATGCAAGCTGTCATTGAGATTATTGCTCATCTTTTCGAGATCGTCTTCGGATCTGCGCATTACCTTGTTAAAGAATCTCAAAGCAAGCAAGGACAAAGGATAGTCCTCATCAGGCATTTTCGAAGtttcaaataactttttcaGA carries:
- the LOC118344815 gene encoding UPF0481 protein At3g47200-like, whose amino-acid sequence is MAKKGKKIKKSSTSEDGESSSDDLEKGAFDTSTQNCCIYSVPKALVEISGEKWFEPRVVSIGHYNCKNDAKHKRLQVIQNHKQEFCSNILQPHPKKRMEELMEIILPEVQKIELMSEKINDPEFLKMLVLDGCFILELFRVLGKLEKDASNHPLASVAWAIPQFYGDLLLLENQIPFVVLKKLFETSKMPDEDYPLSLLALRFFNKVMRRSEDDLEKMSNNLNDSLHLLDLVRGSFITPDLDQPPEEKKPVPVIYCITKLLKAGIKIKLREAADNFLAVKFNEDNGVIEMPKITVDYFMHSFVVNCRAFEQLDNKSSKHIVVPKPSRNTLKHKIETICKWFGNLPTSTVTETIYFEISSKYTNSNKTISTLHSLDFHTHFVYN